The following proteins are encoded in a genomic region of Doryrhamphus excisus isolate RoL2022-K1 chromosome 6, RoL_Dexc_1.0, whole genome shotgun sequence:
- the gla gene encoding alpha-galactosidase A isoform X2, giving the protein MLSTHSIKAMFLKTPFSGPFLAILTDFSSERLFMQMADVMVDEGWRDAGYQYVCIDDCWMYSSRDARGRLQADPGRFPGGIKKLADYVHSRGLKLGIYADVGKTTCAGYPGSLGHYDMDAQTFAEWEVDLLKFDGCSMDWTLLGQGYVNMSKALNRTGRQILYSCEWPLYEWRFQKPNYTAIGETCNQWRNLPDVYDSWSSIKSILDWTATHQDVVVPSAGPGGWNDPDMLVIGNFGLSPDQEESQMALWAIMAAPLLMSNDLRAISPRSKQLLQNRHIIGISQDPLGKQGYCTAKVDRFEVWERPLSNSKLAIAVLNRQEIGGPRTFSLQETPGWKMCKPHCQVTQILPKYEEMGLKTGHQVCVNPSGTAVVIITPSSQAKFRINEMHLLEKVAVL; this is encoded by the exons ATGCTCTCAACTCATTCAATCAAAGCCATGTTTCTAAAAACACCCTTTTCAGGACCCTTTTTGGCGATTTTGACTGACTTTTCAAG TGAGCGGCTGTTCATGCAGATGGCAGATGTAATGGTGGATGAGGGTTGGAGAGACGCCGGCTATCAGTACGTCTGCATAGACGACTGCTGGATGTACTCCAGCCGGGACGCCCGGGGCCGCCTTCAAGCAGACCCCGGTAGATTCCCTGGGGGTATCAAGAAGCTGGCTGACTAC GTTCACTCCAGGGGCCTGAAGTTGGGTATCTATGCAGATGTTGGCAAAACAACCTGTGCAGGATACCCAGGGAGTCTGGGTCACTATGACATGGATGCACAGACTTTTGCAGAGTGGGAAGTGGACCTGCTCAAATTTGACGGTTGCTCCATGGACTGGACTTTGCTTGGACAAG GCTATGTGAACATGTCCAAAGCTCTTAACAGAACAGGAAGACAGATACTGTACTCTTGTGAGTGGCCCCTGTATGAATGGCGTTTCCAAAAG CCCAACTACACCGCCATTGGAGAGACATGTAACCAGTGGCGAAACCTTCCAGATGTTTATGACTCATGGAGCAGCATCAAGTCCATCTTGGACTGGACTGCGACTCATCAGGATGTGGTCGTCCCCTCAGCCGGTCCTGGGGGCTGGAATGACCCAGATATG CTGGTCATCGGGAACTTTGGTCTGAGTCCAGACCAGGAGGAGTCTCAGATGGCGCTTTGGGCCATCATGGCAGCACCACTCCTTATGTCCAATGACCTGAGGGCCATCTCACCACGCTCCAAGCAGCTGTTGCAGAACCGCCACATCATTGGCATCAGCCAGGATCCACTGGGGAAACAGGGGTACTGCACCGCCAAGGTGGACCGTTTTGAAGTGTGGGAGAGACCCCTGTCCAACAGCAAGCTAGCCATAGCTGTACTTAACAGACAAGAGATTGGAGGTCCACGTACATTTTCCTTACAAGAAACTCCTGGCTGGAAGATGTGCAAACCGCATTGTCAGGTCACCCAGATCCTGCCCAAGTATGAGGAGATGGGTCTTAAGACGGGACACCAGGTCTGTGTAAACCCTTCAGGGACCGCTGTCGTCATCATCACCCCAAGCAGCCAAGCAAAGTTTAGAATTAATGAGATGCACTTGTTGGAAAAGGTGGCGGTTCTTTAG
- the gla gene encoding alpha-galactosidase A isoform X1, whose product MLWLVVVVGLWSHAGALDNGLAKIPTMGWLHWERFMCNINCDTDPENCISERLFMQMADVMVDEGWRDAGYQYVCIDDCWMYSSRDARGRLQADPGRFPGGIKKLADYVHSRGLKLGIYADVGKTTCAGYPGSLGHYDMDAQTFAEWEVDLLKFDGCSMDWTLLGQGYVNMSKALNRTGRQILYSCEWPLYEWRFQKPNYTAIGETCNQWRNLPDVYDSWSSIKSILDWTATHQDVVVPSAGPGGWNDPDMLVIGNFGLSPDQEESQMALWAIMAAPLLMSNDLRAISPRSKQLLQNRHIIGISQDPLGKQGYCTAKVDRFEVWERPLSNSKLAIAVLNRQEIGGPRTFSLQETPGWKMCKPHCQVTQILPKYEEMGLKTGHQVCVNPSGTAVVIITPSSQAKFRINEMHLLEKVAVL is encoded by the exons ATGTTGTGGCTTGTGGTTGTCGTGGGTTTGTGGAGCCACGCCGGAGCTCTGGATAATGGCTTGGCGAAAATCCCCACGATGGGATGGCTGCACTGGGAGAGGTTCATGTGTAACATCAACTGTGACACTGATCCGGAGAACTGCATTAG TGAGCGGCTGTTCATGCAGATGGCAGATGTAATGGTGGATGAGGGTTGGAGAGACGCCGGCTATCAGTACGTCTGCATAGACGACTGCTGGATGTACTCCAGCCGGGACGCCCGGGGCCGCCTTCAAGCAGACCCCGGTAGATTCCCTGGGGGTATCAAGAAGCTGGCTGACTAC GTTCACTCCAGGGGCCTGAAGTTGGGTATCTATGCAGATGTTGGCAAAACAACCTGTGCAGGATACCCAGGGAGTCTGGGTCACTATGACATGGATGCACAGACTTTTGCAGAGTGGGAAGTGGACCTGCTCAAATTTGACGGTTGCTCCATGGACTGGACTTTGCTTGGACAAG GCTATGTGAACATGTCCAAAGCTCTTAACAGAACAGGAAGACAGATACTGTACTCTTGTGAGTGGCCCCTGTATGAATGGCGTTTCCAAAAG CCCAACTACACCGCCATTGGAGAGACATGTAACCAGTGGCGAAACCTTCCAGATGTTTATGACTCATGGAGCAGCATCAAGTCCATCTTGGACTGGACTGCGACTCATCAGGATGTGGTCGTCCCCTCAGCCGGTCCTGGGGGCTGGAATGACCCAGATATG CTGGTCATCGGGAACTTTGGTCTGAGTCCAGACCAGGAGGAGTCTCAGATGGCGCTTTGGGCCATCATGGCAGCACCACTCCTTATGTCCAATGACCTGAGGGCCATCTCACCACGCTCCAAGCAGCTGTTGCAGAACCGCCACATCATTGGCATCAGCCAGGATCCACTGGGGAAACAGGGGTACTGCACCGCCAAGGTGGACCGTTTTGAAGTGTGGGAGAGACCCCTGTCCAACAGCAAGCTAGCCATAGCTGTACTTAACAGACAAGAGATTGGAGGTCCACGTACATTTTCCTTACAAGAAACTCCTGGCTGGAAGATGTGCAAACCGCATTGTCAGGTCACCCAGATCCTGCCCAAGTATGAGGAGATGGGTCTTAAGACGGGACACCAGGTCTGTGTAAACCCTTCAGGGACCGCTGTCGTCATCATCACCCCAAGCAGCCAAGCAAAGTTTAGAATTAATGAGATGCACTTGTTGGAAAAGGTGGCGGTTCTTTAG
- the rpl36a gene encoding large ribosomal subunit protein eL42 — MVNVPKTRRTYCKKCKKHQPHKVTQYKKGKDSLYAQGKRRYDRKQSGYGGQTKPIFRKKAKTTKKIVLRLECVEPNCRSKRMLAIKRCKHFELGGDKKRKGQVIQF; from the exons ATG GTGAACGTCCCGAAGACACGCAGGACTTACTGCAAAAAGTGCAAGAAGCACCAACCCCATAAGGTTACCCAGTACAAGAAGGGCAAGGATTCCCTCTATGCACAGG GTAAGAGGAGATACGACAGGAAGCAGAGCGGCTATGGCGGTCAAACAAAGCCCATCTTCCGTAAAAAG gctaaaacaacaaagaaaatcGTGTTGAGGCTTGAGTGTGTGGAGCCCAACTGCAGATCAAAGAGAATGCTGGCCATCAAGAGATGCAAGCACTTTGAGTTGGGAGGTGACAAGAAGAGAAAG GGCCAGGTCATCCAGTTCTAA